DNA from Aphis gossypii isolate Hap1 chromosome 3, ASM2018417v2, whole genome shotgun sequence:
ttgtattagtatCATTAAGTGTAATggttatatgtaattaaattaataatcaatgagTTGTTAATCTGTCgagtatattgtttaaatatatatataatgtatatcacaCATCacctaagtaaaataatagttttgtgtatttataacacgataaattcattataatatacagtttaaaCTGATTTCTAATAACTGATCATTATTcacaataaatgtaataataaaaataataatattattaatattaatatttattcacttaACTGTTATCACATTGAACATCGAACTGCAGAGGCAGACACCACGTTGTTTTAAgcaataactttataaatataaactataaagcaaTCGGTAGCTGTTtgatggtaaaaaataaaaataaagaaaaaagagGGAGGTGGTTGCTCTCGCACGCACATTTCATTTTGCTCAGCAGTCGGCGTAGCGGCTCCTAACGGCAGACATCATCAGTGCTCGTAGAGACATCGGAGTGGTTGCACGTACTTTtccgtttaaaaaatacagtgGTTTGGTTTACGTACCTATTTCCGGTATACTCAACGATCcgataaaagattaaaattctTACCGTGAAGTTTATATTCTGGTTTTACTGttctgtgttaaattttaattattgtttcggccgaatatattattgttatgtgctatttattaattatacagggAAATAAActaaggaaaaatattttctaaatgtgattcattataaaaatcgttcttgaattttttctttagcTATCACGATACGTTCAAATTTTGcctgtggtttttttttctatcaaatatctaaaaattgattagtatatgttattatatgatgtatagtAGGCATTACGTTATCcacataatacctaataaataataataatagccatgtacctaactatacttttttatttttttattttaattaaaatataaaaaaaaaattaagatatacaCAATctgtactatttaatttatttagcaCAATAAGAGAATGAGATGACAgaacaaaaatttattgaatatttaaaacaataaaccacccattactcattagtcattagtAGTGACCCTTGACTGGAAGTTGTTTGATTATCCAACTAAATTcacttataatacataacacacacacacatatatacatatatgtgtatatatatatatttataccaattaGTGTCCTAAAAAGTCATGGCACTAGTTTCTTTTTTTGGCGACGCCTGGGGTTACCAGCTAAGGTATGGGTGgacaaattttttatgagtggATTTTGGTGTGTTTGGAGACTGGTGTGAAAGTTTTTGTAGAAGCGAGAAGCTTCTTCTTCAATCAGTTTTCATTGAAAGGTCATTATGTAGAGTGTAATTAAATACAGTGTGGAACATTCGTTATCGTCCTAAGGGCAATATTCtagaattgttaaattttgatgGTGTTGGAAACTTTTACAGTACCCTATAATTGAATATCATAGCTCTATAGTGGTTTTAGTAAAGTTTTATACATaagaactttaaattttaatcgggagtgtttattatttgaaaataatgttcgTAACTTGCGGAAACGTGCGTGTAAAGCTAGTCTCTTGATACGGATATGGCTATTCTAAGCGAGGCACTTATTTAAGTTTAGTCCTAACTCCTAAGTATCTAAAATTATCAGTTATGGGGATTgaccatacataataattaataggtataattaataattatttattttttaacatagctCGTTTTCTTGTACATATTTGTAGTTGAATTGTCGGAGTCATTTTTCGGGTGGgtagtatgtataaaaatagtcgTAACATATATGACCTATCACTCTATCACTCGCACTATACGTGATTGATTTATGATTAAGATAGTTTGGAAATCACCTCGCGTAGAATAGTGTTgtgtttgttgttattatttgttatgaatgtattttttaccatatttttatatcatcacAATCAATTAAAGATTCTTGTATGATTTCATTTAACAttgttcttattaaaatatttctttaatatttgttgtgcTCTTCGAGAGCACTATGCGATTTACACTaaggaaatataaaaatgatttatagcCGTCTTAAATGtcattcatatatataattgtttttatgtatttagtgattctacttgaaatttttggagattttttacatttatgtaaattaataaaataattaattaattagatagttataggtaatttatttataccagCTACGACGcaatttagaattttgtaattttattatacaacaagaTGTTTCTGAAATGAATCAGGTTACTCGTTAGTAGTATATACGTACTCACTGTGATGGCTGAatgaagttttttaaaaattttaaatctgggTTTTTCAAATCATGTTTTAGAATATCatcttaaatgtaaaaataaacactcgtattttttttacaaaattctcTTACAAATCGAGACGTCACATTGTTTTTGCGCTTGTATCGCTCAAGTCGTCTACTAAAAAATAGTGGCGTGACACATCGATTTGTATGAAAACACTGAAAGATTAACAGTAGTGGTTGTTATTTGACGTACATcgtacataattaatacagttaatacattgatttacattgttaactaattaaaatgatgaaatgataataaaaataaggttAACAGAGCTTTTAACGATCAAATGTATTGCCATGTAATGTGTTTTAGGtgtattaggtaataaaatatggtaaattttattacatatagacATAACATGGACACCCCACAGTCCCGATTTTAACCCATGTGACTTTTGCTTATGAGGTTATATGAAATAACATAAGTTTTTGCCATAGAAGTAAATAATAGAGATGtactttagataataattaatagtgtaGCTGATATCAATTGTCAAACACTAAATTTGTTGGAAAAACTTGGGATTCATTACATCATAGTATGGAAAAGTGCATCGAGatttttaaaccttttttgaaaaattgaaaatttgaacaaattttgtaaataaagattgattttcaaaaacagtattatttaatttgattatttcacaatgtaaaataatgtgttaattAATCGTGTATGTTAAATGACAACAAATAACTATCACCACTGTTGATTTTGTAGTGTTCTCAATTTCTCATACAAATCGATGGGTCAAACCATTTCTTTTTTAGTCAGCGATTCGAGCGTGAAAAACGCGCGACAAGCGCAAACACAATGTAACGAATCAATTCGTATGAGCATTTtgcaaaaaaacatttaaggggtttaattttacatttaagataatattttaaaacagttttacagttttaaaaaccCCAGATTTtgaagatagaaaaaaaacttcattGGGCCATCACGGTGAATACGCATATATTAGTGAACTCATCCTGTATattggtaattatttattgaagtatcaaattgttttaaacattaacaCTCTGGAATTCCGTAATTTTTAGATTCCGAGTGGAACAATGAGTGTACCTATAGATTTTAggatggttttatttttgtgtctgtcacTACCCACCTTTTGGAGCAATTGTTGGTCCTAAGTAATTCCAGAAGTAATTCTGTTATAGAGAGGTTTAACTGTATACACTTTTTGAAATGAACtaacttattttacttattgaaAGTGTAAACGAaccaaaaaatttgaattttggtagaaataaataatttcatgaaaattgttttaattttacgcTGCATGTATCTTACCCATAATTACCTGTTGGCTGTtgattttattggtttttagttttatgaaatttaatctCATTCACAttgatataatgtttttcaattagaattctaaaattaaaattccatgaaaatctaaaaaggtaaaataaaatgtgataaaactatttttttaaactaggtattatagaatttatgaaaagtattaatgataataataataaaagctaatacgtatattaattgAACTAAGCTCGTATTTGTAATACAGTAATATTGGCTTTTActcatataaaatgtttgtattttactatctatttttattatacctacaattattatttctcagATCTTtttctatacttattaaaaataattgaatttatttataactgaacatgcaatgttattaattaacataattaactgaataccaatatataagtaataagttaattatcaGTTCATcaccataaattatttttacttattttatttttgtttgaaatgtattgttttggttttatatatctgtctgcataaactataatattatatagtaggtactttaCTTGGCTAAATGTAGAgctaactattttattataaagttttgtaataatagtaggtatataataccaacttataatatataattttatctatacctactgattagatatatttcttgtgcatgtataatatattattttatattctaagcGTCCCGaagaatatattgtttttttttttgcaataatgATGTGTGATTTTTCAGTCTGTCATCACCTTTTGGGTTAGTAAAAGTGCgcttagattttaaattttgagaatGGTTCTtagataaaaagtaaaaaattcatagtattttcaaaatacgagtaataataaaaaaaaaaatatatatacgaaaaGAGAATTATGACacaaaaacgtataaaatcgattttttccaTATGTgtctattatatacctaatttggTGTCTATAGTGTCaagctatttaaaaatattaaagatacatAGGCacgatttctttttaattagtatgtatttaaaattcaaccttactttatttaagttatttttaatctacgTTTCAAAAAACTTCGAGTTAACCAAGAAAGTTACTGGAATTTTAAACTACTTCCatatattgtaaacataattggtttatattaaatattaacaaattttgttaACCTTTTAgtgtttctttattttaatataatattatatgtattgtattcaatttgatGTCTCATAAGTCTACTGCAGTATTACttaatggaataaaaaaagttattttaatttattatccgaaatctattaagtatagataattattatttatgctcACGGTTTTAACAATGTCACACTTGCTTATTATGATAAGGAACTCCTGATtatgaagttaaaaaatattattaccaatattatgACCAATGAATTTTCACCaacggtataaaatataccatatGGTTTTATTGGGATcccttttattacattttggttTATTCAAGGTCTTACTCATGATCGCACatatatgtacctaagtatttttttaatttcgtacCATTTTTTGAACTTCgttttttccaatttaaataatgaattttggtttttataatgttattaaaatttgcttGAATTATTTCGATAACAATTAaccaatattttcttaattatataattgttgacaattatgttatatcattattcattttataatttgtatttatactatttgttAATACACTATTATAGAAAGCTATTTGCTTGCCATtagtaattttgattttcttattaattcttaaccaagatttttattttgaattgcgTTAGctgattaataactataatattattctattataataaaaccagtatttaatatgtattaggtaCACTTATtcccattaaaaatatatttaacgattttttttgtactccAATGCTAAGTACATAACTActgctttatattttatgatttgtttgttgattgttttataataacccaaattattatctaaataatttaatttagtttattatttgaattcgtAGTTAttgatatctaaatatttactatttacctatatcataCTGTGTTTTAGCGTAGATAGGTACctgcttataattatattattattgaacattaaatttaattttaataacaaatacaatatagtacTCATTTAGCTTATCTATAATGttcttattactatataaaatgtatctattgtaggtattatatagttaattgtaACATCCAATTTACAtttagcatatattatataagtgctttttttaaactcaccgcttatttgatttaatgtaATACGTGTGTGTAATttctaacatatttttattgtttataatatttttaataaattgatcattcattttactgtaacctaacgatttttaattttaactgttgTTATTTAAGAAgttaagaataatatgtttaaatacatctgtaagttttattgttgtatcaCATCTATGATATTTAACATtggcaaatattcatatttttgtttaccgACTTATTATACGCTATTTTTCGGAAACCCATGTTTGAGCAGCTGgctattgtgttttataataatagtttctctttattataataattatatacactgtataatattgtacatagtgtatctcttataaaattaactttaagtttCATACTAtcacctatataaaaaatgaacagGCATCACGCAACATTTCGcgcgattaatattttacaaatttgtaataggtacatattatgttcttagttcatcataaatcaatatttagaaaaacagtattttcattattaattgaattgctttgtatttgtttttactgaGCCAATAACTGTacaactcataatattatttaactttattaaatttaatttaataggtacctacgtacaTCAAAAATCCatacttttttcaattactACAATCATTGGTGTAGCAACCCCGGCGTTAATTTCAACCTTGGATTAAATTAGTTTAGGAAACACTTTATTGTTATGatgtaggtactaataaaaataacatatctgAGTGACATTTTGATATTAGTTTTAGACTCTGAGTGGAGCagtgaatgtattttattgtttaaatttaattgttatataattaaagttttaaacttaatgATGTTTTACGAGAATATTCTAattcttgtaaaatatttttaaattacaaagttACGGTTGATTAATGACTAATTTTATCCATCGCTGTTTtgttggtaaattatttatttattattttgtcaatgaccttaatagttattatatacggTAGGTACTCGAGGAAAttcaaaatgacaaaatatttgtaattcatGACCTCATTTactaaatttcttttttctgTGACAAGTAGTAAAATGGCAGAGTTATTCAATttgtgattactgattagttATATTCAGTAGATAGATAAGTTTTCTTTTATctccttttttatattttttatttttttcatagtaaatCTTGAAAACTTTACAGCATAAGTgcacaactattataattattgtaatttattttccttaCTACAggttatcattaattaaacataacatttcaCAAAAAGTATAACTTTCATCAatcttataaactattttttttttaatttcagatatTCATTCATGGTGGGAAGTTCCGAGTATTGCTCACTTCTGTTCTTTGTTTCGTGTGTCCTTTGATCTTCTTGACTTTGACATTGAAGTGAGTAAAatgagttaatttttaattttcaaatttaatttgttaataattttacaggaTTTAGAAGCAGCTTTATTGACAGATGGAACTGAGGACAATGGCAACTCATTACTACAGGAGCTCATTGCTAGATTGTTATCTGGCTGCCTTGgcaataatagtatatctaCTTTTAACTATCAAATGTTTTTACGAAGACTGTTTAGAGAAAAATGCAAggttagtaatattaatgtaaaaattaaaaacaaatgttttaagtttatataattaatatttattcaggaGTACAATTTCCAGAACCCCTTCAATTCAGATATGGACTTCAGGTTTTTGCCACTTCGAACAAAAGTGGAAATACTCCACGCATTATGCGACTTCAGATTGGATGCTGACGATGTCATGGAATCACTTAAGAATCTTGACTCGGATAGTTTAAGAGTGCATCCTCTAGGGTATGATGAAAATAAGTCAGCTTATTGGTACTTTTACGGTACCCGTTTGTATAGGGAAGATTACGAAAAAGTAGTTCCCAAAAAagtaagaaattataattttaattattattgttaattactgtaaaatgtatgtacaataccaattttttttttttttttatgtatagaaaaagaaaaaacgagggcgtaaaaaaaaatgtgaacccCCTGTCTGTTCGGATACAGAAGATGAATTAGATTTAGGTTCTGGAAAATGGCAGGTAGTTTGCTTTACCGAAAGCGACTGGGAAAGATTAGCTTTAAAAACTGAGGATTCAGAAAATAGAGATGTTCAAGCACTTCATCAAGTAATTACTGAAGACTTTTTACCTGAAATTCCTCgtttatttgaagaaaaagagAGATTACAAAGGAAACGCATGTTAGAAATGCAACCACGTAGGCAATCTACTAGACTGGAAAAACTTAAACAGCAAAAAgaagaaagaaaaaagtatGAAGATTTATGTCGTGAAcatgaagaaaaaataaaaaaaaaagaaaatcgaaaaaaacatCAAGAGAAAAGACCTAAAGGGAAAGAAGAAGGACTATCAGATAGTGAAGCTGAAAGTCATGGGTATTCTTCGAGTAGTTCTAAGGTGGCAGGCCgtcaaacaaataattcattagCTTCAGCTACTGGTCAAATTGTTATTGAAGGTTCACAAGAGAAACCTATGCCTAAAGTTGCATCTAAAGCTGGGTATGTttgtttaaactaataataaaatgtaaagtaaattcttattttattatttaacatgacTTTTTAGGTTTAAATCTACTGCTGAGGATTTGCAAATAGgcatgtacaaaatattgaacaaattaaaagaCCATGAAGATGCTTGGCCATTTCTTGAACCAGTCGATGAAGAAATAGCTCCAAGTTACTACAGGGTAGTGAAGACTCCAATGGATCTTCAACAAATGGAGGATAAGCTTAATGATGGACTGTACGAAACATTTAGTCAGTTCAAACATGACTTCCAATTAATTATTGCAAATTGTAAACAGTACAATGGATCTacaaatggtaaaatattaaaacaattatccaattatttttagattttatgttggtgtttacattttagaatatacAGTTATGTGTGGAAATTTACAAAGAGTTTTCAACATGGGGGTTCACAAGTATTTAGACTGGGAGGTGTCTGAAGGATCTGATGACGAAATGGCATATCTTAAGAGGTATGAAAATGGAACCATGAGGTCAAGAAAAGGTAGAAGTCGACAGAGAAGTACTAGTAGTAAAGAATCTTGTAACAATACTGATAAAGAAAATGAAGAGAAGTTACGAGAGTGTTTAGATTCTAGGTAAATCCATACTAAAAAGTCTTTAAATAACAtcttattaacttatatattgttttttattatgttacagtaaatttgaaaatggaaTCAATCAAACTGATGACGATTCTTGCAGTTTAGATTCCAAAttagaatcaaaaaaaaaagcagcAAAGGAATCAcctaaaataaagaaaagtacgataataaaaaatacaagtgCAATAGAAGTACAAGCACTCGAAGAAGTTACTGAGCAGACATTGagggtaaattaaaaaaaacttgtcgacaaatatttaaattattgttttaattgattaaatatgtctgtaggatataaataaatggttaGATGATACACCAAGCTTTTCATCAGCAAGTAACTCACCAATGGCTACTTTAGCAGGTTCAGTGCTAGATGACGCTGAAGTCACATCTCGTTTAGATGCAGAGTATCGTCAAGCTCATAAGCTTGATAAACCACGTTTGCCTTTCAAAGTATGTTATTTActgaaatacattattttattattaaaaaaactaatgtgtttttatttcaggAAAAAAAGCGACCAACAAAAGAATCTATTGTATTGCCTTTAAAACGAAAGCGTGAAGTACAAAGAACAATTGATCGTTTACAGCCTGGTAAAAGTAAAGGTAACCTAATATCAAACAAATCAGATGATAGCCAAACTACTGCCaaacaaaaattgattaaagcTGATTTAGAAACAGCACCAACTCTTAGTTTAGGCACAGTATTGAACACTGACCTTATGGGATTTTCTTCAAAGAGACCAAGTGAGGACAAAGATCTAGAAAAGACTGAGACAGAACCTGAAAAATGTCCTGTTGATAATttgaatgttataaaaaaagaagaggTCAAAATAGAATTACCAGAAGAAAAGCCTGAAAAAGCAACACCAAATCTCAGTGCATGGTTCAAAGCATTTGGAGCTCCAAAGACACAACCGACCCCAAAACGCAAACAAGAAACTGTAGAAACATCTCCAATGTATACTGCTTATGCTATGAATGATATGGTGCCTTatgattatactttaaaagatacagataaaaaagaaaatttatgtACTGCAGATATTAAGAAGACAACCATATCTGTACCATTAGTTTCACCAGATAAGCCAGCTCCTAAACGACAAAGAAAGACAAGTACTGGTAGTAGTGTTTCTGAACAGTCTTCACAAAATGATTCTTGGAATTCTCCACGACCTAGTTTAGATGAACCATACTTATCACCCCAGTCTGGAAATTCTCCCCAACAATTAAAACcttatcaaaatgttttaaacattcCTCACGCTCCAATTAAAGTTGGTTTCTATCAAGACGCTTTTGCTAGGCCAAATTCAGATAAGAGTAATAGCTGTAGTCCAAGAAATCCTTCTAGTGTAATGACAGCAAGTCCACATGGCCAAAGTCCACATCAAACTTTTACTAGTCCTTGTGACTTACCTAATGATAGTCCAGGTAATTTTGTTGGAAGCCCACACGATGCTAGTTGTAGTCCACACAACAATGTTGTTAATAGTCCTAAAGAGAGTCCACATCATTTAATATTGAGCCCGCAAGATTCAAGTAATAGTCCTTATTATAGTCCCCATAATGTAGTCAATAGTCCAAAAGAGCATGTGGCCAGTTTAGCAGATGATTATCagcaaaatcaaaatgtttactcCCAATATATCGGGTCACAACAAAGTTCACCTCAAAATACATATACTGAATTGTATCCtcaacaacaacagcaacagcaacagcaacaacagcaacagcaacagcaacagcaacaacagcagcagcaacaacaacaacaacagcaacaacagcaacaacaacaacaacaacagcagcagcagcaacagcaacaacaaccAACAGCAGCTACAGCACCTgctaaaactcaaaatatattcCCAGTAAAGAAACGTGTGTACAATGAGTGTGAAAGACCTCAAGAGATGGCGTTCACCCCAACTGATGCTAGCAAGGAACAAGAAAGAGTATTTGTACCTACTCCAGGTCAGATGCCTAATTCTAATTTCAATTCTGAACTAAACTATCAGATGGGTTATCCACGTAATGATCAAGCACTTCCACCTTACCAGCAAAATATAGAACACCAACATCCATCAGTACCTGTAACCTATCAAAATAGTCTTAACTATTTACAAATGGCTCGTGATCGTTGTGAAAGTGAACAGAAAACTGTTCCAAATTCATTGTTCAACTACACAGCTCCTAGTCAGACTTTTGTGTCAGCACCAACACCACATTACACTTCAACTCCTTTAAACTATTCAAATCCTCCTAAAGATGCTGTAGGTTACACAACCGCTCCATTAAATTATGCAAGTCGAACGTCTCCTGGACAATTTATTCCTCCTCCTAACTTTAAGCAACCAACTTCCCAACCAAGACTTAACTATAACAATCCTTATGAACAATACCCAGATCAAATCAATTTACGGCCTTACAATTATCCTGTGCTACATAGCAAGTCATATCCACACCCAATTCAAGACATGATGCCAGGCAAGtcacaaaatattgatttcacAACTGGTCGTCCtttaccaaatattatacCAGAAAACATGAGTTATCGTTACAATCAATCAACATATCCTGGACCATCTGTAGcagaaattatgaaaaataaaatggaaatCAGTCAACCTACTTATTCAAGTCCAACTATGGCTGAAATGATTAAAGCAAATCAACCTACTTACGTAAATACATCTATGTCAGACATGATGAAATCTAATCAACCAGCTTATCCTCCAAATTCATCTGTGGCTGAAAtgacaaaatcaaaaatggaAATGAATAGATCTTTAATGATGGAACAGTTACCCCCCAAACCAGCcaaaaaaacaagtaaaaagAAGAaagctgctgctgctgctgctgctgctgcacaACTGCCATCACCACAATCTACAATGGCAGTAACAACAGCACAAGCAGTAGTAGAACCCCCTCGTAATGTTGAACCACAGCGTGCTGACCCTCCCTATCCACATCACTATCCACCTCTTGTAAAACCACCTATGTCAAGTGGACCATTCAACTTCAATCCAGCTATCAAGGATGGCTATCAAGATTATCTAAATGAAATACGGTCAACTGGCTATTTTGCAGACCAAgctgcagcagcagcagcagcagcagcacaATCAGAAGAAAGAAATCCAGCATTTGCATTTGCAAGGCCTCCATCAGGCTATGCTCCTCCGTCACTTGAAGCATACAATCCACCCAACCCTTCAGATATTTATTCACAGTTCTTACAGAGACATCCAATGATGTTACACCAAGGACTATCAGGCTTTCCACCGCCAGggtatttaaatgtacatgATCCCATGAATAGGCATCCTCCTTGGATATAATTCAATCAGTTATCATTGTTACTTAGATGTGATATTTCACTGTTAAAATGGTATGTGTGGTTCTTaacttctatttatttattattttttttaattagtttgatTTATCGTATTATCTTAGGAAGAAAAAAGggaattgttaattattaataaacagtattttttaattaattcttccTTTCTTATTATGTTAGTTAACCGATAACTATTTAGacaagtatacaatttattaattttttcaaaatgaattttttatttactaataacgattttatattCCTGTGGTCTACAtccttaaaaacaaaaatagtttgtactttgtaacaaaaatattgtttttcattttctcacgcaatttgtattatagattaaaagtaaaaatgacgctaccaattaattatgaaaacaatCTTCTCCCAACAAAACCCAAgtgcaattataaaataataatttattattattttttctttgttacATTTGTAGTTTAATTTTGATCATTTAGACATGTTCGCACACTCATTGTCATAAttgttaacaattaatttttattattatataggtttatatatttattattttagtaattttggtattttgttAGTTTTCCCTTTAGAACTTTTGGGCCATTTATTACAAGCAATATTTTCtgttaaatatctattatatttcaatttacttttaactcCATATCTAATATGtgatgttttacatttattttctttcaataattttgtcagGTTAGGATCAATTGAACGGTTTCATGTAACACTaaacatgattattattatttattatcgttatggatatttttttgttaaagtaCATAAACtctttttgcata
Protein-coding regions in this window:
- the LOC114122148 gene encoding bromodomain-containing protein 4-like isoform X1; protein product: MDDIHSWWEVPSIAHFCSLFRVSFDLLDFDIEDLEAALLTDGTEDNGNSLLQELIARLLSGCLGNNSISTFNYQMFLRRLFREKCKEYNFQNPFNSDMDFRFLPLRTKVEILHALCDFRLDADDVMESLKNLDSDSLRVHPLGYDENKSAYWYFYGTRLYREDYEKVVPKKKKKKRGRKKKCEPPVCSDTEDELDLGSGKWQVVCFTESDWERLALKTEDSENRDVQALHQVITEDFLPEIPRLFEEKERLQRKRMLEMQPRRQSTRLEKLKQQKEERKKYEDLCREHEEKIKKKENRKKHQEKRPKGKEEGLSDSEAESHGYSSSSSKVAGRQTNNSLASATGQIVIEGSQEKPMPKVASKAGFKSTAEDLQIGMYKILNKLKDHEDAWPFLEPVDEEIAPSYYRVVKTPMDLQQMEDKLNDGLYETFSQFKHDFQLIIANCKQYNGSTNEYTVMCGNLQRVFNMGVHKYLDWEVSEGSDDEMAYLKRYENGTMRSRKGRSRQRSTSSKESCNNTDKENEEKLRECLDSSKFENGINQTDDDSCSLDSKLESKKKAAKESPKIKKSTIIKNTSAIEVQALEEVTEQTLRDINKWLDDTPSFSSASNSPMATLAGSVLDDAEVTSRLDAEYRQAHKLDKPRLPFKEKKRPTKESIVLPLKRKREVQRTIDRLQPGKSKGNLISNKSDDSQTTAKQKLIKADLETAPTLSLGTVLNTDLMGFSSKRPSEDKDLEKTETEPEKCPVDNLNVIKKEEVKIELPEEKPEKATPNLSAWFKAFGAPKTQPTPKRKQETVETSPMYTAYAMNDMVPYDYTLKDTDKKENLCTADIKKTTISVPLVSPDKPAPKRQRKTSTGSSVSEQSSQNDSWNSPRPSLDEPYLSPQSGNSPQQLKPYQNVLNIPHAPIKVGFYQDAFARPNSDKSNSCSPRNPSSVMTASPHGQSPHQTFTSPCDLPNDSPGNFVGSPHDASCSPHNNVVNSPKESPHHLILSPQDSSNSPYYSPHNVVNSPKEHVASLADDYQQNQNVYSQYIGSQQSSPQNTYTELYPQQQQQQQQQQQQQQQQQQQQQQQQQQQQQQQQQQQQQQQQQQQQQQPTAATAPAKTQNIFPVKKRVYNECERPQEMAFTPTDASKEQERVFVPTPGQMPNSNFNSELNYQMGYPRNDQALPPYQQNIEHQHPSVPVTYQNSLNYLQMARDRCESEQKTVPNSLFNYTAPSQTFVSAPTPHYTSTPLNYSNPPKDAVGYTTAPLNYASRTSPGQFIPPPNFKQPTSQPRLNYNNPYEQYPDQINLRPYNYPVLHSKSYPHPIQDMMPGKSQNIDFTTGRPLPNIIPENMSYRYNQSTYPGPSVAEIMKNKMEISQPTYSSPTMAEMIKANQPTYVNTSMSDMMKSNQPAYPPNSSVAEMTKSKMEMNRSLMMEQLPPKPAKKTSKKKKAAAAAAAAAQLPSPQSTMAVTTAQAVVEPPRNVEPQRADPPYPHHYPPLVKPPMSSGPFNFNPAIKDGYQDYLNEIRSTGYFADQAAAAAAAAAQSEERNPAFAFARPPSGYAPPSLEAYNPPNPSDIYSQFLQRHPMMLHQGLSGFPPPGYLNVHDPMNRHPPWI